Below is a genomic region from Isosphaeraceae bacterium EP7.
CGAAGATCGAGTTCGGCGGATTCCACGACGGCTTGCGAATCCCTGCGTACCAGGTCGGGATGCTCTCCAGCGTCCAGGCCGATCCCAGCCCCGCCGCGGCGAAGCAGATGAGGAGGCTCACGGCCAGGGCGATCAGGTCCGTGGCCAATCCGCGTTGTCGCATCGTTCGCATTCCCGTTCCAGGTTACTCGCCGAGGACCGTCACGGTGACCTTCCGTCGGTGAGGAGCCGTCCGGTGCTCCCAGAGGAAGATCCCCTGCCAGGTGCCGAGGTCGCATCGACCCTCGGCGATGGGCAGGCTCAGCGAGTTCTGCGTCAGGATGGTCCGGATATGCGCAGGCATGTCGTCGGGCCCTTCCGCGGTGTGGCGGAAAAGGGGATCGCCGTCGGCCACGAGCCGCGCGAAATATCGCTCCAGGTCGCGCCGGACGCTCGGGTCGGCATCCTCGCAGAGGATCAATGAAGCGCTCGTGTGGTGCAGGAAGGCCACGCAGAGCCCCCTCGTCGCCTCCGACTCGCGGACGACCGCCTGGACGCGGTCGCTGATCTCCAGCGTCCCGCGTCCGGTGGTCGTGATGACAAAGCTCTCGGCGTGGATCATCGTGGTGCCTTGAGCGTGAGGGGCCGATCCATCAACGCACGACCTTGAGGTTGGCCTTCCCCTCGGTCAGCTTCTTGACGCCTTCGTCGGTGACTTTCGTGCCGGCGACGAAGACCTCGCGGATCTCGGGCAGTTCCTTGATCGACTCGAGCGCCTTGTCGCTGATCTGGGTGCCGACGAGGCTGAGGACCTTCAGCTTGGCCAGCCCCTTCAGCCGCTCGATCCCGGCATCGCCGATCTTGGTGTCGACGAGATAGAGCTTCTCCAGGTGGGCCACCCCTTTGATGTGGTCGAGCCCCGCGTCGGTGATCTTGGTGCCGTTGAGCGTCACCTTCAGCAGGGTGAACAGCAGGGGGATCGGCGCAAGGGCCTCGTCGCCGACGCCGGTGGTGGCGAAGTTCACGCCGACGACCGGCTTGCCCGGCTTCGTTTCGTCGCGGTCAATCTTGCCGCCCAACTTCTGGATCGCCTCGATGGCCTTGGCCTCATCCGGGCCGGGCTTGACCGGCTCCTCTTTCGGCTTCTCCGCTTCCTTGGGCTTCTCTTCGGCCTTGGGAGCGTCTTCCTTGGGCTTCTCCTCGGCCTTGGGGGCGTCTTCCTTGGGCTTCTCCTCGGCCTTGGGCTTTTCGTCCGGCTTCTTCTCGTCCTTCTTGGGCTCGTCGTCGGCCAGGGCACCGTTGGCGAAGGAGGCGAATGGGAGGGCGAGTCCGAGGAGGGCGCTGCGGCGGGTCTTCATGGGGAGGGGTCCTGCGTGGGGCGCGTCGCTCTCGCGACGTCTGGAATCAACGCATGTTCGATGGAACGGCCGAAGTCAGGGCTTCCACACGACGCCGAAGTGATGGAATGAATGCCTCGCCAAATCTCGATCCTTAAGCCGTCGGTCAATCGGGGACCTGTTTTCGAGCCCGGCCGCGTCGTGCACACCATCGGCCACCGACACCCGGACCGGTCGCATCAAACGATTCGTGGGCTGCCTCGCTGGACATCGCAGAGCAGGCCGATGCCGAATTCCGGAGTCGTTCAAGGATCGAGGGTTGGGTCGAGGCATGAATTCCGGATTGGGCGAGGATCGCGGACT
It encodes:
- a CDS encoding secondary thiamine-phosphate synthase enzyme YjbQ, with product MIHAESFVITTTGRGTLEISDRVQAVVRESEATRGLCVAFLHHTSASLILCEDADPSVRRDLERYFARLVADGDPLFRHTAEGPDDMPAHIRTILTQNSLSLPIAEGRCDLGTWQGIFLWEHRTAPHRRKVTVTVLGE